A region from the Streptomyces sp. 3214.6 genome encodes:
- a CDS encoding pyridoxamine 5'-phosphate oxidase family protein, protein MTKPLQHQGEQAVQRRAGEGHSGWGSPMFDDVIQPPFAHFLRQQRLLLLGAADSEGAVWASAVTGGVGFADTVDRHHLRVAAVPVTGDPLDRAFDTERAVGMLAIEPRTVRRIRLNGVAQRREGALHVRAEQVLGNCPKYIQQRVPLEDATEPGQPRAEVRADLTERQRQWISQADTFFIASHSPDHGADASHRGGEPGFVTVHGARRLSWPDYVGNSFYMTLGNLHLNPSCGLLFLDWEQGHTLQLTGRARLDWDPQRSAALPGALKLVEFDVERVVEIRRATALRWALAAASPFNPPLPTPRDGR, encoded by the coding sequence GTGACCAAGCCGCTCCAGCACCAGGGTGAACAGGCCGTACAGAGAAGGGCGGGCGAGGGCCACTCGGGGTGGGGCTCACCCATGTTCGACGATGTGATCCAGCCTCCGTTCGCCCACTTCCTGAGGCAGCAACGGCTGCTCCTGCTCGGCGCGGCCGACTCCGAGGGCGCCGTATGGGCCTCCGCCGTCACAGGAGGCGTCGGCTTCGCCGACACCGTCGACCGGCACCACCTCAGGGTCGCCGCCGTGCCGGTGACCGGCGACCCCCTCGACCGCGCCTTCGACACCGAGCGCGCCGTCGGGATGCTCGCGATCGAACCGCGCACCGTGCGCCGCATCAGGCTGAACGGCGTGGCGCAACGGCGAGAGGGCGCTCTCCATGTCCGCGCCGAGCAGGTCCTCGGCAACTGCCCCAAGTACATTCAGCAGCGGGTCCCGCTGGAGGACGCCACGGAGCCCGGACAGCCCAGGGCCGAGGTCCGCGCGGATCTCACCGAGCGTCAGCGGCAGTGGATCTCACAGGCGGACACCTTCTTCATCGCCAGCCACTCCCCCGATCACGGGGCCGACGCCTCGCATCGCGGTGGCGAGCCGGGCTTCGTGACCGTCCACGGTGCCCGCCGGCTCTCCTGGCCGGACTACGTCGGGAACTCCTTCTACATGACGTTGGGAAACCTTCATCTCAACCCGTCCTGCGGGCTGCTCTTCCTGGACTGGGAGCAGGGCCACACGCTCCAGCTGACCGGCCGGGCCCGGCTCGACTGGGATCCGCAGCGCAGCGCGGCGCTGCCCGGCGCGTTGAAGCTCGTCGAGTTCGACGTCGAGCGCGTGGTCGAGATCCGCCGGGCGACGGCCCTCCGCTGGGCCCTGGCCGCAGCGTCCCCGTTCAATCCTCCGCTCCCCACCCCGCGGGACGGCCGGTGA
- a CDS encoding AMP-binding protein: MTTPDISFLDGGPAVEPNVAHLGEALVRAAHDGDAEERIRFIRPDGSETASTYMRLLDRAARMLAGIRAAGVLPGETIILQVGDDPELLAAFWACVLGGFVPMPVNAGATADQRAAAPELLRRVWHGYGRPRVITGAGQELSPEVTADPGWGGAWLGTTPELLSHTPDMTWHQADPDDPAVRLLTSGSTGVPKAVVLSHRNVLSRTAATVQVNGLSSRTRTFNWMPLDHVGGLVMFHARDVYLGCHQVHARFAWVLDDPLRWIASMDRHRSDTTWAPNFAFGLINDQADRLKEQSWDLGCLRYIMNGGEAVRSGVVRRFLELLAPFGLPSDAMYPGWGMSETSAGVADCEFSVANAGDERYVPVGRPQPGTRLRVVDERNGLVPVGVTGRLQVTGASVTAGYYRNAEQNRQSFTADGWFKSGDLAYIQNGILTVTGRADDVIQFDDVTYHGHEIEARVEELDVVVPSYTVACLVSGEDAEREELAVFFHPRDGVDVCEAERLVRGRVADAFDVDLAHVVAVTKEDVPKTGIGKLRRAQLRERFEASRGAERADALAQRS; the protein is encoded by the coding sequence ATGACGACCCCCGACATCTCGTTCCTCGACGGCGGCCCCGCCGTCGAGCCGAACGTGGCCCACCTCGGTGAGGCGCTCGTCCGCGCGGCGCACGACGGAGACGCCGAGGAACGCATCCGGTTCATCCGGCCGGACGGCAGCGAAACCGCGAGCACGTACATGCGCCTGCTGGACCGGGCCGCACGCATGCTCGCCGGCATCCGCGCCGCGGGCGTACTCCCCGGTGAAACGATCATTCTCCAGGTGGGTGACGACCCGGAACTGCTGGCCGCCTTCTGGGCGTGCGTCCTGGGCGGGTTCGTCCCCATGCCCGTCAACGCCGGCGCCACCGCCGACCAGCGCGCGGCCGCTCCCGAGCTGCTGCGGCGGGTCTGGCACGGCTACGGCAGGCCGAGGGTGATCACCGGCGCCGGTCAGGAGCTGTCGCCCGAGGTCACCGCCGATCCCGGGTGGGGCGGCGCATGGCTGGGAACAACGCCCGAACTGCTCTCGCACACACCGGATATGACATGGCATCAGGCCGATCCGGACGACCCGGCCGTGCGGCTGCTCACCTCGGGCAGCACCGGTGTGCCCAAGGCGGTGGTGCTCAGCCATCGCAACGTGCTGAGCCGGACGGCGGCCACCGTCCAGGTGAACGGGCTGAGCAGCCGGACCCGCACCTTCAACTGGATGCCGCTGGACCATGTGGGCGGTCTGGTCATGTTCCATGCCCGTGACGTCTACCTGGGCTGCCACCAGGTGCACGCCCGTTTCGCGTGGGTGCTCGACGATCCGCTGCGCTGGATCGCCTCGATGGACCGGCACCGTTCGGACACCACCTGGGCGCCCAACTTCGCCTTCGGGCTCATCAACGATCAGGCGGACCGGCTCAAGGAGCAGTCCTGGGACCTGGGTTGCCTGCGCTACATCATGAACGGCGGCGAGGCCGTCCGCAGCGGAGTGGTCCGTCGGTTCCTGGAACTGCTCGCCCCCTTCGGGCTTCCGTCGGACGCCATGTACCCGGGCTGGGGCATGTCGGAGACCTCCGCCGGAGTGGCCGACTGCGAGTTCTCCGTCGCCAACGCGGGGGACGAGCGCTATGTGCCCGTGGGGCGGCCGCAACCGGGCACCCGCCTGCGGGTGGTCGACGAGCGCAACGGGCTCGTCCCCGTCGGCGTCACCGGCAGACTCCAGGTCACCGGCGCCTCCGTGACTGCGGGTTACTACCGCAACGCCGAGCAGAACCGGCAGTCGTTCACCGCCGACGGCTGGTTCAAGTCCGGTGATCTCGCCTACATCCAGAACGGCATCCTCACGGTGACCGGCCGGGCGGACGACGTCATCCAGTTCGACGACGTCACGTACCACGGCCACGAGATCGAGGCCCGGGTGGAGGAGCTCGACGTCGTCGTGCCGTCGTACACCGTGGCCTGCCTGGTGAGCGGGGAGGACGCGGAGCGCGAAGAACTCGCGGTCTTCTTCCACCCGCGCGACGGCGTGGACGTCTGCGAGGCGGAACGGCTGGTCCGCGGCCGGGTGGCGGACGCGTTCGACGTCGACCTGGCACATGTCGTGGCGGTCACCAAGGAGGACGTCCCCAAGACCGGCATCGGCAAGCTGCGCAGGGCCCAGCTGCGGGAGCGGTTCGAGGCCTCAAGGGGTGCGGAGCGGGCCGACGCCCTGGCACAGCGCTCCTGA
- a CDS encoding class I SAM-dependent methyltransferase: MTSFEFPGEYYEIMRRGFRDLAAETEFLASLAPAGARVLDLGCGTGTNLRELGARGFSCLGVDQSARFIEYARNAGGEGVEYVHDRAEAFASGDRFDLVYSLFMTLNYLPRAELRPVLQKLRDLLRPGGHVVLEFGHLLNFVESYQQHTVAHHRGDGVLITRLARQSINPHAASWRNEETLLVREPDGRVAMYDNFFDQAVLTGPEVRELLADVGLKITAEYGGFRKEPAPGHGRGPLVIVATAAGESSK; the protein is encoded by the coding sequence TTGACCAGTTTTGAGTTTCCCGGAGAGTACTACGAGATCATGCGCAGGGGCTTTCGGGACCTCGCCGCCGAAACGGAGTTCCTCGCCTCCCTCGCACCGGCGGGCGCCCGCGTGCTCGATCTCGGCTGCGGAACGGGCACCAACCTTCGCGAGCTCGGTGCCCGGGGCTTCTCCTGCCTGGGAGTGGACCAGAGTGCACGTTTCATCGAGTATGCGCGCAACGCCGGCGGCGAGGGCGTCGAGTACGTGCACGACAGGGCCGAGGCCTTCGCCTCCGGGGACCGGTTCGATCTCGTCTACAGCCTCTTCATGACGCTGAACTACCTGCCGCGAGCCGAGCTGCGGCCGGTTCTTCAAAAGCTGCGGGACCTGCTGCGGCCCGGCGGCCATGTCGTCCTGGAATTCGGTCACCTGCTGAACTTCGTGGAGAGCTACCAGCAGCACACGGTGGCCCACCACCGCGGTGACGGGGTGCTCATCACCCGGCTCGCCCGCCAGTCGATCAACCCGCACGCGGCGAGCTGGCGGAACGAGGAGACCCTTCTCGTCCGTGAGCCGGACGGCCGGGTGGCCATGTACGACAACTTCTTCGACCAGGCCGTCCTCACCGGGCCGGAGGTGCGAGAGCTGTTGGCCGACGTCGGACTGAAGATAACCGCCGAGTACGGCGGTTTCCGGAAGGAGCCGGCGCCCGGCCACGGACGCGGCCCGCTGGTGATCGTGGCGACCGCGGCGGGGGAGAGCTCCAAATGA
- a CDS encoding alpha/beta fold hydrolase, protein MDPHIRHRTVGVRGLDVFYREAGSPDSPVLLLLHGFPASSRSFRDLMSRLAGSYRVIAPDHIGFGHSARPAAEDFDYTFANLATITSDFTQRLGLSRFALHVHDYGAPIGWRLAMAHPERVTAIVTQNGNAYLEGLRPQFWAPVHAYLADPNPTTEAPLRQALSPEGIRWQYTHGVSDETLLDPDAWHLDSAALRHPGSIAIQLRLIRDYASNLEAYPLFQEYFRSSRVPLLAVWGAHDEIFGPEGARAFRRDLPDAEVHLLPTGHFPLETHCAETAELVREFLGRKLPAAVPAAAQPGRWGGH, encoded by the coding sequence ATGGATCCGCATATCCGTCATCGCACCGTCGGCGTGCGCGGGCTCGACGTCTTCTACCGCGAGGCCGGTTCCCCCGACTCACCGGTCCTGCTCCTGCTGCACGGCTTTCCGGCGAGCTCCCGGTCGTTCCGCGACCTCATGAGCCGCCTGGCCGGGAGTTACCGGGTGATCGCTCCCGACCACATCGGCTTCGGTCACTCCGCCCGGCCGGCCGCCGAGGACTTCGACTACACCTTCGCCAACCTGGCCACGATCACGAGCGACTTCACGCAGCGGCTGGGGCTGTCGCGCTTCGCCCTCCACGTCCACGACTACGGTGCGCCGATCGGCTGGCGGCTGGCCATGGCCCACCCCGAGCGGGTCACCGCGATCGTCACGCAGAACGGCAACGCCTACCTGGAGGGCCTGCGTCCGCAGTTCTGGGCCCCGGTCCACGCCTACCTCGCCGACCCGAACCCGACGACCGAGGCCCCCCTGCGCCAGGCCCTGAGCCCGGAGGGGATCCGGTGGCAGTACACCCACGGGGTGTCCGACGAGACTCTGCTGGACCCGGACGCCTGGCATCTCGACTCGGCCGCGCTGCGGCACCCCGGCAGCATCGCGATCCAGCTCCGGCTCATCCGTGACTACGCCTCGAACCTGGAGGCGTATCCGCTCTTCCAGGAGTACTTCCGCAGCAGCCGGGTTCCGTTGCTCGCCGTCTGGGGAGCGCACGACGAGATCTTCGGCCCCGAGGGCGCCCGGGCCTTCCGGCGCGACCTGCCCGACGCAGAAGTGCATCTGCTGCCCACCGGGCACTTCCCCCTGGAGACGCACTGCGCGGAGACGGCCGAGCTGGTCAGGGAGTTCCTGGGCCGCAAGCTCCCGGCGGCCGTCCCCGCCGCGGCCCAACCCGGTCGGTGGGGCGGCCACTGA
- a CDS encoding acyl-CoA dehydrogenase family protein codes for MTVTETPSPAMGGEQAPVSAQEILARARAAAPLLRERSEEIARTRRLPEDVVRLVRDTGVFRIGMPKEWGGPELTFAQQTEVIEALSYGDSAAGWCAMIGMDTWIYAGYLDDLVLKEMLANPDAITAGLIFPVGRADRVPGGYRVNGRWPFGSGVTHADWVVGGCVVHSDGEPEPGPDGAPVNWRLMLARREEFETVDTWHTHGLAGSGSMDYQATDLFVPEERSFDFTNPRGSGPLSAPDAFLGNVPGVPLGVARAALDHVRELAADRVERATGTPWSDSYRVQTAIGQAEMELSAARYAVYGTLNELWSRLEEGVQPTRDQQVSSALARVNAFRTARSVVSRLSDLVGTASIYQSSPLDRWLRDLHTMCQHILAQEQIVQSAGAHLLGGTPQAPFPLGLKG; via the coding sequence ATGACTGTTACCGAGACTCCGAGTCCGGCCATGGGCGGCGAGCAGGCCCCTGTCTCCGCGCAGGAGATCCTGGCGCGGGCGCGGGCCGCGGCCCCGCTGCTGCGCGAGCGCTCCGAGGAAATTGCACGCACCCGGCGCCTTCCGGAGGACGTCGTCCGGCTGGTGCGCGACACGGGCGTCTTCCGCATCGGAATGCCGAAGGAATGGGGCGGCCCGGAACTCACCTTCGCGCAGCAGACCGAAGTGATCGAGGCGCTCTCCTACGGTGACTCCGCCGCCGGCTGGTGCGCCATGATCGGCATGGACACCTGGATCTACGCGGGCTACCTGGACGACCTGGTGCTCAAGGAGATGCTCGCCAACCCGGACGCGATCACCGCCGGTCTGATCTTCCCGGTCGGTCGTGCCGACCGGGTTCCCGGTGGCTACCGGGTCAACGGCCGCTGGCCGTTCGGCAGCGGTGTCACCCACGCCGACTGGGTCGTCGGCGGCTGCGTCGTCCACTCCGACGGCGAGCCGGAGCCGGGTCCGGACGGCGCGCCGGTGAACTGGCGGCTGATGCTGGCCCGTCGCGAGGAATTCGAGACGGTGGACACCTGGCACACCCACGGTCTGGCCGGCAGCGGCAGCATGGACTACCAGGCCACCGACCTCTTCGTTCCCGAAGAGCGCTCGTTCGACTTCACGAATCCGCGGGGATCCGGGCCGCTGTCCGCCCCCGACGCCTTCCTGGGCAATGTGCCCGGGGTGCCGCTGGGCGTCGCCCGCGCGGCACTGGATCATGTACGCGAGCTGGCGGCCGACCGGGTCGAGCGGGCCACGGGCACCCCCTGGTCGGACAGTTACCGCGTGCAGACGGCCATCGGCCAGGCCGAGATGGAACTCTCCGCGGCCCGCTACGCGGTCTACGGCACGCTGAACGAGCTGTGGAGCCGGCTGGAGGAGGGTGTGCAGCCGACGCGCGACCAGCAGGTCTCCTCGGCGCTGGCCCGCGTCAACGCGTTCCGCACGGCCCGCTCGGTCGTCTCGCGGCTCTCCGACCTCGTCGGAACGGCCTCCATCTACCAGAGCTCTCCGCTGGACCGCTGGCTGCGCGACCTCCACACCATGTGCCAGCACATTCTCGCCCAGGAGCAGATCGTGCAGTCGGCGGGAGCCCATCTCCTCGGCGGCACCCCGCAGGCGCCCTTCCCCCTCGGGCTCAAGGGATAA
- a CDS encoding ABC-F family ATP-binding cassette domain-containing protein, whose protein sequence is MTATLVAKNLAAGHGDRSLFSGLDLVVAPGDVIGLVGANGAGKSTLLRLLAGLTAPEQGQLRLSPPTATVGHLPQEPERRAGESVREFLARRTGVAEAQRTMDEATQALVDGAPGADDAYATSLERWLDLGGADLDERAEEVADSLGLGVGLDQLMTSLSGGQAARAGLASLLLSRYDVFLLDEPTNDLDLDGLERLERFVTGLRAGTVVVSHDREFLTRTVTKVLELDLAQQQINLYGGGYDAYLEERDVARRHAREDYEEYADKKAALHDRAQTQRSWMDKGVKNARRKAGNDNDKIGRKFRSEASEKQAAKARQTQRMIERLDVVEEPRKEWELRMEIAAAPRSGAVVATLREAEVRHGDFRLGPVSLQIDWADRVAVTGANGAGKSTLLGALLGRVPLDAGHAALGSGVLVGEVDQARQLFHGSEPLLDTFRAAVPDTEPVEVRTLLAKFGLKSDHVMRAAGTLSPGERTRAALALLQGRGVNLLVLDEPTNHLDLPAIEQLESALDVYEGTLLLVTHDRRMLDAVQVTRRLEVADGKVTER, encoded by the coding sequence ATGACTGCCACTCTCGTCGCCAAGAACCTCGCCGCCGGGCACGGCGACCGCTCCCTCTTCTCCGGGCTCGACCTCGTCGTCGCCCCCGGGGACGTGATCGGGCTGGTCGGCGCCAACGGCGCGGGCAAGTCCACCCTGCTGAGGCTGCTCGCCGGCCTCACCGCGCCCGAACAGGGCCAACTCAGGCTCTCCCCGCCGACCGCGACCGTCGGCCATCTGCCCCAGGAACCGGAGCGCCGCGCCGGTGAGAGCGTGCGGGAGTTCCTCGCCCGCCGCACCGGCGTCGCCGAGGCACAGCGCACGATGGACGAGGCCACCCAGGCCCTGGTCGACGGGGCGCCCGGCGCCGACGACGCCTACGCCACGAGCCTTGAGCGCTGGCTCGACCTGGGCGGCGCCGACCTCGACGAGCGCGCCGAGGAGGTCGCCGACTCGCTGGGCCTCGGCGTCGGCCTCGACCAGCTGATGACGTCCCTGTCCGGCGGGCAGGCCGCCCGCGCGGGCCTCGCCTCCCTCCTCCTCTCGCGCTACGACGTCTTCCTCCTCGACGAGCCGACGAACGACCTGGACCTCGACGGCCTGGAGCGCCTCGAACGCTTCGTGACCGGACTGCGCGCCGGAACCGTCGTCGTCAGCCACGACCGCGAGTTCCTCACCCGCACGGTCACCAAGGTCCTCGAACTCGACCTCGCCCAGCAGCAGATCAACCTCTACGGCGGCGGCTACGACGCCTACCTGGAGGAACGGGACGTGGCCCGCCGGCACGCCCGCGAGGACTACGAGGAGTACGCCGACAAGAAGGCTGCGCTCCACGACCGCGCGCAGACCCAGCGCTCCTGGATGGACAAGGGCGTGAAGAACGCGCGCCGCAAGGCGGGCAACGACAACGACAAGATCGGCCGCAAGTTCCGCAGCGAGGCCAGCGAGAAGCAGGCCGCGAAGGCCCGGCAGACCCAGCGCATGATCGAACGCCTGGACGTCGTCGAGGAGCCGCGCAAGGAGTGGGAGCTGCGCATGGAGATCGCGGCCGCACCGCGCTCCGGCGCGGTGGTCGCCACCCTGCGCGAGGCCGAGGTACGGCACGGCGACTTCCGCCTCGGGCCGGTGTCCCTGCAGATCGACTGGGCCGACCGGGTCGCGGTGACCGGCGCCAACGGCGCGGGCAAGTCGACGCTGCTGGGCGCGCTCCTCGGGCGCGTCCCACTGGACGCGGGCCACGCGGCTCTCGGCTCGGGCGTCCTGGTCGGCGAGGTCGACCAGGCGCGGCAGCTGTTCCACGGCTCCGAGCCGCTGCTCGACACGTTCCGCGCGGCCGTTCCCGACACCGAACCGGTCGAGGTGCGCACCCTGCTGGCCAAGTTCGGCCTGAAGTCGGACCACGTGATGCGGGCGGCGGGCACTCTGTCACCCGGGGAGCGCACCCGCGCCGCCCTCGCGCTGCTCCAGGGCAGGGGCGTCAACCTCCTCGTCCTCGACGAGCCGACGAACCACCTCGACCTCCCGGCCATCGAGCAGCTGGAGTCGGCCCTCGACGTCTACGAGGGCACACTGCTCCTGGTCACCCACGACCGGCGCATGCTGGACGCGGTCCAGGTGACGCGTCGGCTGGAGGTGGCGGACGGCAAGGTGACGGAGCGGTAG
- a CDS encoding CGNR zinc finger domain-containing protein, which translates to MTETDPRPFVGEPLALDLLNTRWKEHGHDEDLLDSPSGLHVWLAGHGLADRFPADTASLRAVLLAREALSAAVTAPGSAGAARQVDDVLAHGRIRPTLTAEGPGEATEFEDPAWGAAWTAARDYLRLLTTAADRIRLCDQPDCIRYFFDTSRNGGRRWCSMALCGNRAKAARHYARTRHTEV; encoded by the coding sequence ATGACCGAGACCGACCCGCGTCCGTTCGTCGGCGAGCCCCTGGCTCTCGACCTGCTGAACACCCGTTGGAAGGAGCACGGTCACGACGAAGACCTGCTCGACTCGCCCAGCGGCCTGCACGTCTGGCTGGCCGGCCATGGCCTGGCCGACCGTTTCCCCGCTGACACCGCGTCCCTGAGGGCGGTTCTCCTCGCCCGCGAGGCGCTGTCGGCCGCCGTCACCGCGCCGGGCTCCGCGGGCGCGGCCCGGCAGGTCGACGACGTCCTGGCGCACGGCCGTATCAGGCCCACCCTGACCGCCGAAGGGCCCGGCGAGGCGACCGAGTTCGAGGATCCGGCCTGGGGCGCGGCGTGGACCGCGGCCCGCGACTACCTGCGTCTGCTCACCACGGCTGCGGACCGGATCCGCCTGTGCGATCAGCCGGACTGCATCCGGTACTTCTTCGACACCTCCCGCAACGGCGGCCGCCGCTGGTGCTCCATGGCACTGTGCGGCAACCGCGCCAAGGCAGCCCGGCATTACGCGCGGACCCGCCACACCGAAGTCTGA
- a CDS encoding helix-turn-helix domain-containing protein encodes MAHVGVRSSARTGVHVDADTQSHGCVQIVRGHDEEPRGTRATKRFGEVRAHFVEGGPREMIRPSRLLEPGLDGYLSLCRPLAGEVLVFQDGRHASARGAQLVCYDSSRPYKIIMPERFRMVILVLPHRLMGLTAKDTGTLTARAWHGSHGLGALMSDLLVGLEQHGEQVDTGIELLGGSVAGLAAALFAEQLRSMAEETSVARPTLMLSIQAFIRERLADPELSPSTVAQRHNVSLRYLQKIFHEHKTSPARWIRDERLARCRSELADPRFDHLSIAVIGERSGFYGASHFSRLFRDRYGVTPREFRKMREAALSN; translated from the coding sequence ATGGCGCATGTCGGTGTTCGGAGTTCGGCTCGGACCGGTGTCCATGTCGATGCGGACACGCAGTCCCATGGCTGCGTACAAATTGTTCGCGGGCATGACGAAGAGCCTCGAGGGACCAGAGCGACGAAACGGTTCGGTGAAGTGCGGGCGCATTTCGTGGAGGGCGGTCCGCGGGAAATGATCCGGCCCAGCAGACTGCTCGAACCGGGTCTGGACGGGTATTTGAGCCTATGTCGCCCGCTGGCCGGCGAGGTGCTGGTGTTCCAGGACGGACGACATGCGTCGGCCCGTGGGGCACAGCTCGTCTGCTATGACAGTTCACGGCCTTACAAGATCATCATGCCGGAGCGGTTCCGTATGGTGATCCTGGTGCTGCCGCATCGTCTGATGGGGCTCACCGCCAAGGACACCGGGACACTCACGGCGAGGGCGTGGCACGGATCGCACGGTCTCGGGGCGTTGATGTCCGACCTGCTCGTCGGCCTTGAACAGCACGGCGAGCAGGTCGACACGGGGATCGAACTCCTGGGCGGCAGTGTGGCGGGCCTGGCCGCCGCACTGTTCGCCGAGCAGCTGCGCTCGATGGCCGAGGAAACCAGTGTGGCCAGACCGACCCTGATGCTGAGCATCCAGGCGTTCATCCGCGAGCGGCTGGCCGACCCCGAGCTCAGCCCGTCGACGGTGGCCCAGCGGCACAACGTCTCGCTTCGCTATCTGCAGAAGATATTCCACGAGCACAAAACCAGTCCCGCGCGCTGGATCCGGGACGAAAGGCTTGCTCGGTGCCGGTCCGAGCTGGCCGATCCCAGGTTCGATCACCTCTCCATCGCGGTGATCGGCGAACGCTCCGGGTTTTACGGGGCTTCCCACTTCAGCCGCCTCTTCCGGGACCGGTACGGCGTCACGCCCCGGGAATTCAGGAAAATGCGCGAGGCGGCTCTCAGCAATTGA